The following proteins are co-located in the Verrucomicrobiota bacterium genome:
- a CDS encoding phosphomannose isomerase type II C-terminal cupin domain: MNYVTKPFPAEKPEPDHVVRPWGQFKQYAFNEDCTVSLMEVKPGMRLSLQSHTGRAELWIVMDAGAQVQVGDKIRECQPWEEIWIPANEKHRLSCVGDTPCRVLEVAFGNWQQSDIERYEDDFARPDKGE, from the coding sequence ATGAACTACGTCACCAAACCCTTCCCCGCCGAGAAGCCCGAGCCGGATCACGTCGTCCGCCCTTGGGGGCAATTCAAACAATACGCCTTTAATGAAGACTGCACCGTTAGCCTCATGGAGGTAAAACCAGGTATGCGTCTATCGCTTCAAAGTCACACCGGTCGAGCTGAGCTTTGGATCGTGATGGATGCCGGCGCACAAGTGCAGGTGGGCGATAAAATCCGCGAGTGCCAACCATGGGAAGAGATTTGGATTCCCGCTAACGAAAAGCACAGACTCTCCTGCGTCGGCGACACGCCATGCCGTGTGCTCGAAGTCGCATTCGGGAACTGGCAGCAATCCGATATCGAGCGCTATGAAGACGATTTTGCCCGCCCCGATAAAGGAGAATGA
- a CDS encoding glucose-6-phosphate isomerase family protein: protein MLEQFKELARYYNGSTAEMNGGQVVERTLSQLKGCFADEAAFEAALEKEDSLLYRVTAIEPAKGNGDLHYGLGILYPGKIGNEYYLTKGHLHSTREAAEVYIGLSGAGYMLLEDEKTGESRLEPLGEGSVVYVPGYTAHRTMNTGDAPLTYFGVYPANAGHDYGLIAKRNFLKVLVEENGEPTLKDR, encoded by the coding sequence ATGCTTGAACAATTCAAGGAACTCGCCCGATACTACAACGGATCGACTGCCGAAATGAACGGAGGCCAAGTCGTCGAACGCACTCTCAGTCAACTCAAAGGATGTTTCGCGGATGAAGCAGCCTTCGAGGCAGCTCTGGAGAAAGAAGACAGCCTACTCTATCGAGTCACCGCAATCGAACCAGCCAAAGGCAACGGCGACCTACACTACGGCCTCGGCATTCTCTATCCAGGTAAGATCGGCAACGAATACTATCTGACCAAAGGCCACCTACACAGCACCCGCGAAGCAGCCGAGGTCTACATTGGCCTCTCCGGCGCGGGCTACATGTTGCTTGAAGACGAGAAGACTGGCGAGTCCCGCCTCGAACCGCTCGGCGAAGGCTCCGTTGTCTACGTGCCGGGCTACACCGCTCACCGCACGATGAACACGGGAGATGCGCCACTCACCTACTTTGGCGTCTACCCTGCCAACGCAGGGCACGACTACGGTCTCATCGCCAAGCGCAACTTTCTCAAGGTCCTCGTAGAAGAAAACGGCGAACCAACCCTCAAGGACCGCTAA
- a CDS encoding mannose-6-phosphate isomerase — protein sequence MSYLQKLGMGEANYDLKPYIPVKGYERQCWTDWSSIGTELKRSIDALGKNKVVVAIECYSGIIEEEVVPALQAALQADIWIGTEKDSFKAPEEIDDLLAPELGGDDPIFGRITRLSLKDYLDAGKVEKIQKGIQRSNTGMTVIYGPAALLCCEAPDLVVYADMARWEAQVRQRDNKISNLGVDNKELKASLQYKRSFFIDWRACDKLKRATFDQWDYLLDTCAEGEPKLITGDAFRAGLEQATKQPFRVVPFFDPGVWGGQWMREICQLPKDKPNYAWCFDCVPEENSLLLGFGETRVEIPSINLVFRHPDALLGEPVHGMFGADFPIRFDFLDTMEGQNLSLQVHPTVDYAYEHFGLRYTQDESYYILDAGENAEVYLGLADDVDPEAMLADLKTASEDPSKPFPDKEHVARFPAKKHDHFLIPAGTCHCSGSESMVLEISHTPYIFTFKMWDWDRVDLNGLPRPINLERGTVNIKWERNKTWAAKHLVNRKILVAEGDGWREEHTGLYESEFIETRRHWFTKSVEHDSGGHSVNVLNLVEGIEAIVESPTGAFEPFIVHYAETFIVPAAVGAYTIRPYGKSEGKECATLKAFIRIRA from the coding sequence ATGAGCTACTTACAAAAACTCGGCATGGGTGAGGCCAACTATGACCTCAAGCCCTACATTCCTGTCAAAGGATACGAGAGACAGTGCTGGACAGATTGGTCCAGCATTGGCACGGAGCTGAAACGCTCCATCGACGCTCTGGGTAAGAACAAGGTCGTCGTCGCGATCGAGTGCTACTCCGGCATTATCGAAGAAGAGGTCGTTCCCGCTCTGCAAGCAGCGTTGCAAGCAGACATCTGGATCGGCACTGAAAAGGACTCCTTTAAGGCACCGGAGGAGATCGACGACTTGCTCGCACCCGAACTCGGCGGTGACGATCCTATTTTCGGTCGCATCACACGCCTGAGCCTGAAGGACTACCTTGATGCGGGCAAAGTTGAGAAAATTCAAAAAGGTATTCAAAGGTCGAATACAGGAATGACTGTCATCTACGGCCCTGCCGCGCTGCTCTGTTGCGAAGCACCCGATCTTGTCGTCTACGCAGACATGGCTCGCTGGGAGGCGCAAGTCCGTCAACGCGACAATAAAATCAGCAATCTCGGCGTCGACAACAAAGAACTCAAGGCTTCTCTACAATACAAGCGCAGCTTCTTCATCGACTGGCGCGCCTGCGACAAACTCAAGCGCGCGACTTTCGATCAGTGGGACTACCTGCTTGACACCTGTGCCGAGGGCGAACCAAAGCTCATTACGGGTGACGCCTTCCGCGCTGGCCTTGAACAGGCCACCAAGCAACCGTTCCGTGTAGTTCCTTTTTTCGACCCTGGCGTTTGGGGTGGTCAGTGGATGCGCGAGATCTGCCAGCTCCCGAAGGACAAGCCGAACTACGCATGGTGCTTCGACTGCGTGCCGGAAGAAAACAGTCTCCTCCTCGGTTTTGGTGAAACGCGCGTGGAGATCCCATCAATCAATCTCGTATTCCGTCATCCCGATGCACTACTCGGAGAGCCCGTCCATGGGATGTTCGGCGCCGATTTCCCGATTCGCTTCGACTTCCTCGACACGATGGAGGGTCAGAACCTAAGTCTTCAGGTGCACCCCACAGTGGACTACGCTTACGAGCACTTCGGCCTGCGCTACACGCAGGACGAAAGCTACTACATCCTTGATGCCGGAGAAAACGCCGAGGTCTATCTTGGCCTCGCCGACGATGTCGACCCCGAAGCGATGCTCGCCGACCTCAAGACCGCATCCGAAGACCCCAGCAAGCCCTTCCCTGATAAAGAACACGTAGCGCGTTTCCCCGCGAAGAAGCACGACCACTTCCTCATCCCTGCGGGCACCTGCCACTGCTCCGGCTCCGAAAGCATGGTCCTGGAGATTAGCCACACGCCCTACATCTTTACCTTCAAGATGTGGGATTGGGACCGTGTCGACCTCAACGGACTGCCCCGCCCGATCAACCTCGAGCGCGGCACAGTCAACATCAAGTGGGAGCGCAACAAGACCTGGGCCGCCAAACATCTGGTCAACCGCAAGATCCTCGTAGCCGAGGGCGACGGCTGGCGCGAGGAACACACCGGCCTCTACGAAAGCGAGTTTATCGAAACGCGCCGCCACTGGTTCACCAAGAGTGTCGAACACGATTCCGGGGGCCACAGCGTCAACGTGCTCAACCTCGTCGAAGGCATCGAAGCGATTGTCGAAAGCCCGACGGGTGCCTTCGAGCCCTTTATCGTTCACTACGCCGAAACTTTTATTGTCCCCGCCGCTGTGGGTGCCTATACCATTCGGCCCTACGGCAAAAGCGAGGGCAAGGAATGCGCCACGCTGAAGGCCTTCATCCGTATCCGCGCATGA
- a CDS encoding DeoR/GlpR family DNA-binding transcription regulator, translating into MADYAHERHRRILEFLKMQGEIRCADLEVSLGVTPMTVWRDLKLLEERGQLRRVRGGAMANTVADELDYTAKSDRARAAKQRIASYVAANCIDEGDILILDGGTTIASLRDQALPGGLTILTNSLPVAQALLPHVSRPTVYVSGGLLRPESGTMVGREAATFFSRRRAAKFLLTATAVDVGAGVTDPNPQEIEVKQAMASRAEKIILLSDTSKFGEVSHMQTLPWRRIDHLITNREHMLTKAMRAKGLNVSIA; encoded by the coding sequence ATGGCTGATTATGCCCACGAACGCCATCGGCGAATTCTAGAGTTTTTAAAAATGCAGGGGGAAATTCGTTGTGCCGATTTAGAGGTGTCGCTTGGCGTGACGCCGATGACGGTCTGGCGAGACCTGAAGTTGCTTGAAGAACGAGGGCAACTGCGCCGCGTCCGCGGAGGAGCAATGGCAAATACGGTGGCCGATGAACTGGACTACACGGCAAAGTCGGATCGAGCACGTGCGGCGAAACAACGTATTGCCAGTTATGTAGCGGCCAACTGTATTGATGAGGGGGATATACTCATTCTCGATGGCGGGACAACGATCGCATCGCTCAGAGACCAAGCCCTTCCAGGAGGGTTGACCATCCTCACCAATAGTTTACCTGTTGCGCAGGCCTTGCTGCCTCATGTCTCAAGACCGACCGTCTATGTTTCAGGTGGTTTGCTCCGTCCGGAGTCGGGAACAATGGTTGGACGTGAGGCAGCTACTTTCTTCAGTCGTCGGCGGGCGGCAAAGTTTCTACTCACGGCGACGGCGGTCGATGTTGGAGCAGGAGTTACAGATCCGAACCCGCAGGAAATTGAAGTGAAGCAGGCTATGGCCTCGCGAGCTGAGAAGATCATTTTGCTGAGCGATACTTCAAAGTTCGGAGAGGTTTCGCATATGCAAACCCTACCTTGGCGACGTATTGATCATTTGATTACAAATCGTGAGCATATGCTGACAAAAGCTATGCGAGCAAAGGGGCTAAACGTTTCAATCGCATAG
- a CDS encoding transposase has translation MVAKEVGVHQPTLNRWWKRYHSSLISAVNKHGKMDWIPLTKTFDSDIFLRFLRQMIKFLKRKVYLVVDNLRVHHSKAIKGWLEKNKHRIEQIFMPSYSPELNPDEYLNTIPREPSPSGSGNQLE, from the coding sequence TTGGTCGCGAAGGAAGTTGGAGTGCATCAGCCCACGTTGAATCGCTGGTGGAAGCGCTATCATTCGAGTCTGATCAGTGCGGTAAACAAGCATGGCAAGATGGATTGGATTCCTCTGACCAAAACCTTCGACTCGGACATTTTTCTGAGGTTCCTGCGCCAAATGATCAAGTTCCTCAAGCGAAAGGTCTATCTGGTAGTCGATAACCTCAGAGTCCATCACAGCAAAGCCATCAAAGGCTGGCTCGAAAAGAACAAGCACCGCATCGAACAGATCTTCATGCCCTCCTACAGTCCCGAACTCAACCCGGACGAGTATTTGAACACTATCCCAAGAGAACCGTCACCATCTGGATCAGGAAACCAGCTGGAGTGA